TGACCTCATGCGCACTGTCAAGGAATAGCGGAGGGAGGCGCACGACCATGGCAAGGATCGAACCGGTTACCGGGCATTACGTTTACGTCCCCTTCGGGGGCGAGGAATATCGCATTTTCTACGAGGAAGCGGGCGAGGGCATCCCGCTGGTCTGCCTGCATACGGCGGGTACCGACTCGCGCGAGTGGCGCCATCAGCTCAACGATCCGGAGATCAACCGCCGCTTCCGCGTGATCGCCTTCGACCTCCCGCGCCACGGCAAGTCGATTCCGCCCAAGGGTTGGTGGAAAGAGGAATACAAGCTGACCGCGCAATTCTATGCCGACTTCATCGTTGCCTTCTGCCGTGAGCTCGGGCTCGAGCGGCCGGTGGTGATGGGCAGCTCGATGGGCGGCAACATCTGCCTCCACCTCGCGCTCAAGTACAGTGACTACTTCCGTGCCCTCATCGCGGTCGAGGCTTGCGACTATTCGCCCGGATGGTGGCTGGACTGGCTGTGGCACGCCCAGATCCACGGTGGCGAGGCCTGCGCCACCGCGATCAATGGCCTGATGGCGCCGCAGAGCCCCTTCGAGTACCGTCAGGAAACCTGGTGGTATTACTCACAGGGCGGCCCGGGCGTGTTCAAGGGCGATCTCTATTTCTACAGCGTGGATCACGACTTCCGCGAAATGT
The sequence above is a segment of the Candidatus Binataceae bacterium genome. Coding sequences within it:
- a CDS encoding alpha/beta hydrolase; translation: MARIEPVTGHYVYVPFGGEEYRIFYEEAGEGIPLVCLHTAGTDSREWRHQLNDPEINRRFRVIAFDLPRHGKSIPPKGWWKEEYKLTAQFYADFIVAFCRELGLERPVVMGSSMGGNICLHLALKYSDYFRALIAVEACDYSPGWWLDWLWHAQIHGGEACATAINGLMAPQSPFEYRQETWWYYSQGGPGVFKGDLYFYSVDHDFREMCDKISGKIPIYFMTGVYDFACTPEMTEKTARRVRNAECIIMEEIGHFPMCENPETFKKYLMPVLHKIK